A genomic segment from Necator americanus strain Aroian chromosome III, whole genome shotgun sequence encodes:
- a CDS encoding hypothetical protein (NECATOR_CHRIII.G12848.T1): protein MGSGDRTKTGQPPDTDAYPPTLALVRDATNRSPHSMRPAAAAGAFTSSGIGGDDVRKGFEKSSMRLLGVKRLAPKSK from the coding sequence ATGGGGTCAGGCGATCGGACGAAAACCGGCCAACCACCAGATACAGATGCTTATCCCCCTACTCTCGCTCTTGTTCGTGACGCGACCAACCGCTCCCCACACTCGATGCGCcccgctgctgctgctggcGCTTTCACTTCGTCAGGAATCGGCGGCGACGATGTTAGAAAGGGATTTGAGAAATCATCCATGAGGCTGCTTGGTGTCAAAAGGTTGGCGCCGAAGTCGAAATAG